One Catenulispora sp. EB89 DNA window includes the following coding sequences:
- a CDS encoding acyl-CoA dehydrogenase family protein, with amino-acid sequence MSDTNAPSRQELLGRATDLVPLLQKNAPWIEENRRLPDDVVGALTDAGLLKMRVPKHYGGYESPMRTVADVVSELARGDGSTGWTAAVWAISSWMAGMFPDAVQDEVFGEADVRISGILSPTAVGVPTEGGIVLNGKWAFNTGSRQSAWNTNAAVRAHPDGSFEPIMVLIPLSDLAVVDDWHTAGMRGSGSVSTVAQDLFVPDARILSMPPVLAGVHQLGRNAASPVYQAPFMPTACTTVASVALGLARASRDAFFERLPGRKISYTAYENQAEAPITHLTTADAITRIDEAEFHVMRAAGMLDDKAAAGEQWTLEQRAKARLDLGAATQRSKEAVDLLNSASGGSSVYSTVPIQRIQRDVQTLTLHAIMHPATNLELYGRVVCGLEPNTHYI; translated from the coding sequence ATGTCCGACACGAACGCGCCGTCGCGCCAGGAACTGCTCGGCCGCGCGACCGACCTGGTCCCCCTGTTGCAGAAGAACGCGCCGTGGATCGAGGAGAACCGGCGCCTGCCCGACGACGTGGTGGGCGCGCTCACCGACGCCGGGCTGCTGAAGATGCGGGTGCCCAAGCACTACGGCGGCTACGAGTCGCCGATGCGCACCGTCGCCGACGTGGTGTCCGAGCTGGCCCGCGGCGACGGCTCGACCGGCTGGACCGCCGCGGTGTGGGCGATCAGCTCCTGGATGGCCGGGATGTTCCCCGACGCGGTCCAGGACGAGGTCTTCGGCGAGGCCGACGTGCGCATCAGCGGCATCCTGAGCCCGACCGCGGTCGGCGTGCCCACCGAGGGCGGCATCGTGCTGAACGGCAAGTGGGCCTTCAACACCGGCAGCCGCCAGAGCGCGTGGAACACCAACGCAGCGGTGCGCGCGCACCCCGACGGCTCCTTCGAGCCGATCATGGTGCTGATCCCCCTGTCGGACCTGGCGGTCGTCGACGACTGGCACACCGCCGGCATGCGCGGCTCCGGCAGCGTGAGCACGGTGGCCCAGGACCTGTTCGTCCCGGACGCCCGCATCCTGTCGATGCCCCCGGTCCTGGCCGGCGTCCACCAGCTCGGCCGCAACGCCGCAAGCCCGGTCTACCAGGCCCCCTTCATGCCCACGGCGTGCACCACAGTGGCCTCGGTGGCACTGGGCCTGGCGCGAGCAAGCCGCGACGCCTTCTTCGAGCGCCTGCCCGGCCGCAAGATCTCCTACACGGCCTACGAGAACCAGGCCGAAGCCCCGATCACCCACCTCACCACCGCCGACGCCATCACCCGCATCGACGAGGCGGAGTTCCACGTCATGCGCGCCGCCGGCATGCTGGACGACAAAGCCGCCGCCGGCGAGCAGTGGACCCTGGAGCAGCGCGCGAAGGCACGCCTGGACCTGGGCGCGGCGACGCAGCGCTCGAAGGAGGCGGTGGACCTCCTGAACTCGGCCAGCGGCGGGTCTTCGGTGTACTCCACGGTGCCGATCCAGCGGATCCAGCGCGACGTCCAGACGCTGACGCTGCACGCGATCATGCACCCGGCGACGAACTTGGAGCTGTACGGGCGGGTGGTGTGCGGGCTGGAGCCGAATACGCATTACATCTGA
- a CDS encoding 4-hydroxyphenylacetate 3-hydroxylase family protein — MATRPMTGEEYVDSLRDGREVYVYGERVKDVTTHPAFHNPVRMTARLYDALHDERYRDVLTCPVDGGGEGYTHRFFTTPRSAEDLVAAQGAIAQWARLSYGWMGRSPDYKASFLGTLGANAEFYGPYADNARRWYRESQEKVLFWNHAIVHPPVDRNLPPDEVADVFVHAEAETDNGLVVSGAKVVATGSALTHYNFIAHYGLPIRKREYALVATVPMDAPGVKLICRPSYSATAAVAGSPFDYPLSSRLDENDTILVMDKVLIPWENVFIYGDLGKVQMFTARSGFPERFTFHGCIRLAVKLEFLAGLLSKALEVTGTRDFRGVQSRMGEVLAWRNLFWGLADAAARNPVPWKDGAVLPNPDYGMAYRWFMQIGYPRIREIILQDVASGLIYVPSSAEDFRNPQTRPYLDKYVRGSGGVTAVERVKLMKLLWDAVGTEFGGRHELYERNYSGNHENTRVELYTAQLASGQLRGYEKFVEECLGEYDLDGWTVPDLESFPDLRGLTNRP, encoded by the coding sequence ATGGCCACTCGGCCGATGACCGGCGAGGAGTACGTGGACAGCCTTCGCGACGGTCGCGAGGTCTACGTCTACGGCGAGCGCGTCAAGGACGTCACGACGCACCCGGCGTTCCACAACCCGGTGCGCATGACCGCCCGGCTCTACGACGCGCTGCACGACGAGCGCTACCGCGACGTCCTGACCTGCCCGGTCGACGGCGGCGGCGAGGGCTACACCCACCGCTTCTTCACCACGCCGCGCAGCGCCGAGGACCTGGTCGCCGCGCAGGGCGCGATCGCGCAGTGGGCCCGCCTGAGCTACGGCTGGATGGGCCGCAGCCCCGACTACAAGGCCTCCTTCCTGGGCACGCTCGGCGCGAACGCCGAGTTCTACGGGCCCTACGCCGACAACGCGCGGCGCTGGTACCGGGAGTCGCAGGAGAAGGTCCTGTTCTGGAACCACGCGATCGTGCACCCGCCGGTGGACCGGAACCTGCCGCCGGACGAGGTCGCCGACGTGTTCGTGCACGCCGAGGCCGAGACCGACAACGGGCTGGTGGTCAGCGGCGCCAAGGTGGTGGCCACCGGCTCGGCGCTGACGCACTACAACTTCATCGCGCACTACGGCCTGCCGATCCGCAAGCGGGAGTACGCGCTGGTGGCGACGGTGCCGATGGACGCGCCCGGGGTGAAGCTGATCTGCCGGCCCTCCTATAGCGCGACCGCGGCTGTGGCCGGGAGCCCGTTCGACTATCCGTTGTCCTCGCGGCTGGACGAGAACGACACCATCCTCGTCATGGACAAGGTGCTGATTCCCTGGGAGAACGTCTTCATCTACGGGGACCTGGGCAAGGTGCAGATGTTCACGGCCCGGTCCGGGTTCCCGGAGCGGTTCACGTTCCACGGCTGCATCCGGCTCGCGGTGAAGCTGGAGTTCCTGGCCGGGCTGCTGTCCAAGGCGCTGGAGGTGACCGGGACCCGGGACTTCCGGGGCGTGCAGAGCCGGATGGGGGAGGTGCTGGCCTGGCGGAACCTGTTCTGGGGGCTGGCCGACGCGGCCGCGCGGAATCCGGTGCCGTGGAAGGACGGGGCGGTGCTGCCGAACCCGGACTACGGGATGGCGTACCGGTGGTTCATGCAGATCGGGTATCCGCGGATCCGGGAGATCATTCTGCAGGACGTCGCCAGTGGGCTGATATACGTGCCCTCCAGCGCGGAGGACTTCCGGAATCCGCAGACGCGGCCCTATCTGGACAAGTACGTGCGCGGCTCGGGCGGGGTCACGGCGGTGGAGCGGGTGAAGCTCATGAAGCTGCTGTGGGACGCCGTCGGGACCGAGTTCGGCGGGCGGCACGAGTTGTACGAGCGCAACTATTCGGGGAACCACGAGAACACCCGGGTCGAGTTGTATACCGCGCAGCTGGCTTCCGGGCAGCTGCGGGGGTACGAGAAGTTCGTCGAGGAGTGCCTGGGCGAGTACGACCTGGACGGGTGGACGGTGCCGGATCTGGAGTCGTTCCCTGATCTCAGGGGGCTGACGAACCGGCCTTGA